From Quercus robur chromosome 8, dhQueRobu3.1, whole genome shotgun sequence:
ttcaatttcagcaaaataaataagtCCTAAATGAACTCTTAGTGTGTGtttagcaaaaattatttttgccaacttattttcctattcagtttatttttactattattcataAGCTTTATCgcactttttagtattattcattCAAGACataatttagctacaaaattgattgtaacttAAGGCTATAAActcacttaataaaataaatattacaacatactttgaaaatctaacagttgaattgcatgttctttatgctcttaatacacatgctAAATTTTacgtcaatcggatattatttattacatgatatataagcttatattttgtgcataattttaaattacaaaaacttgtaatttaaaaaaatatattaataacgtaactattgatatttaatttttttaaaattttgcaagtataaaagatataaaaaaaaaaaatatatatatatatataatccaatAGAGGATTTATCAAAACtcaccttcaataaaaagatattaaataagtttataacttaaaattacaaccaattttatagctaaactttgtccattgaTATcatttcaaataacttttacctttatttaacattattttcaacaaaaatttttcagttttaataaaattatcgCATCCCAAACAAGACCTTAGTATTTAGTATTTAGACATGCACCAAAGGGCTAGGAGTATATTATAAAGCACAGAAAAAGACCGGTAATCGCATATATTGCAGCTCTGGAAATGCAACATCTCTAACAACTACTACATCCGGCTGAATAAGCATATCGTTCATCTCAGACATTCGTATTTTTTTTACAGGTATACAACGGGGAAAGCAAGAGACTCAGAACAAAAGTAGACACAGAATTACGCAACAGAAGAGGAAAAAACAGATTCTGTTGAGTGACCTATCAGCCTGCATTACATGCCTTCTGACCCTTGGACTATTGCTCCCTGCAAGATTGTATGAATTTGGATAGGTATATAAATTTGTCATGGTGTTTCCAAACACCCTTGCATAAACCATTTCCCCGAACACACCAATCATTGGATCGAGCAAATTTGTCACCGTACCACCTGGAGTCATGGATGAAGCAGCATAACCCCCTGAGTTGGGTTGGTATAGTTGAGATTGATATGAATAATTCCCATGATAAAGTTGCTCAGTTTGGTGGGGACTTCTTGTTGGGCTAGTTGATCTTGGCGTACCAACCCAACAAGCAGGACCAAGAGGTCTTCGAGGTATGACTATACCAAGATTGGGGGCCTTGGTTTTAGAAAGCTTTGTGGTTTGGCCCTTGCCATAAAGTGGGACTAGGGAAGATTGAGAGATTTCAGCTTTGCATACGGGACACTGCTGTTGCTGCTCTTCGTTTGCAGTGGATGCATCCTGGGAATGAAGCCACTTGTAAATGCAAGGCCAACAGTAAAGGTGACCACAGAGTGTAACCACTGGATCTTGCACAAGTTCAAGACAGATGCTGCAGTCAAAGCCACTGGAAGCATTATTTTCGGAATCTGGGATTGTATCCGACACAGATTTCCACTTATCTTCGCCAAAGGATTCAGTTTGAGTCATGGTCTCCTCAAAGTACTGTTCTATGGCCATTTATATGTTGCACAATCGCGTTTTCCTTTGATGCCTAAATCTGAGATACATAAGCAAAAACAACGTTAGTAACAAATACATTTAATTGCAGATCAGCAGTATGTTTAATGaacaaaattcaatttaaaagtATAGATATCTCAAACTACTTTTAGTTGTTGATATCTCACACATACAAAATTTCTAGATGCTGACAATCTATTCAAGAAAACATTGTGCCCCACTAACACGACTCTTGTTATGGCACTCTTTTAACATTTCCAGACAGAAAACTCAAACATGGAACTGTATTCCGGCGGCAACCAAAAGCACATCTACTGTAATCTATACAACCACCAAATCATGAAATCAGACCCATATGTTTATTCTTAACATCCGAAGGGGCCAAAGggcaaaaagaaacaaaaatctccATCCACCAAAGGGCAAGTTAGATAAAATAATGAATACATGAGGCCCACTGAGTTAAATCTAATCAAATTGCAATAAATTATGCACTGATGAGAAATGGCATAGAGGCAGAACATTGGAGATTGAAGCACTCAGCAATTGGTTCTTCTAGAAAGTTTTCATTCATAAAACTATTCTATATTGCTTTTAATATTCTAAGAATCCAATCTCCACGAGAGCGAGTTCATTAGTATTAAAAGACTAGAGATAATTAATTGGAAGATGGCCTTCTAGAAAAGGTTCCGTAGAGATTCAATCACGGCTTAAGTCCTAGTTaccataattattatttttttttttaggtgaatATGGGGAGGGGAGCAGGTGGGGTAGATAAGTTAATTAACTTctataaacatttaaaaaaaaaaaaaaaaaatcccaaaaccatCTAAACAACAGCAatacctctcttttttttttgagaattaattATCCTGTTTAAGGATACAGCAAACAATTTCCTGTGTCTTCTCTTTGGATCAAGTGAGCCTGACAATTTTTGGCAGGTAAGAATTAGCCTAAACGTGAGGTCCTCTATCCATTTTTATAAAACCTCTAACATAAACTTGACGAGCTCAGCTCTCATCCAACTACTGCCCAATTCATCTTTCAATTCAATGAGTGGGCCACCTAACAGATATCTAAAAGCTTGACATAATTTAATTTGCCAGTTCAAAACTAGCTGCAAAATCACCTTGCAAGAAATAAAGGTCTCATTTGGAAGACTTGTGAgctttaaacaaaattttttttttaagcaatagAGGTCTAGGTTTACGGAGGAGCTGTACTAGATTGGGGAACCAATTTAATCATTGACCCAATAATATCTATTATTACAGACTTCATAACAcaatagaaaataacaaatattGAACACTAATAACATTCCCAACTATCATGTATACAAGGAAGATTACTAAATCTAAACATTTAACAGAATTTGTGATCCTATATTCCAAAACTAAGATCTCAAACCTTTTATGCGTGCCAGTAGAGATGCAAGTTTCATATTCTGCATCAAATCATGTGACTTGGAGACTTAATAGAGCACGCAAAGCTAAGGATGAGTCTAATTCTTAAGCAAGGCACTAGATCCTCAACTAGTGAAGAACAAACTTCTACAAGTGCCCTCTATAGCTGCCTATAGCTAGAATCAAGGAGACAAataacaagaacaacaaaagcTCCTACTATTCCTAAGTTGTACACCTTTATATACACGCATACACATACACAAGTCCTTATGCATAAGCAGAGCAAAAAGTTCTTAGGAATCGCCTATAATAGCAAGAAATTCCAAGTGACAAGGTCGACCAAACACAAATGACAAACCAAAGGATTCTAACACAGCATTTAAATTACTTTATGGAAACATGAAAAACAAGGCAACCGGCCATAGACTTGAAGCAGACAAAAAGGGTTGATTGCAGGCTGAAGTTTATCCAGACTCATTAAAAAGGACAAAAtcacttttgatttttttttttttttggagtaaaaaTTAACTCTTTAaatcattaaaggaaaatacagCAGAAACCAGAACAAACCCAGATAgcaaaatcttttctttttttaaattctcgAGGTTttatattctataaaaaaaattttccaacaaaGTTATTTCCTTTAACGTTCCATTGCAACAAACAGAACCATAGGAAACTTAAAATAATGGTATAAAACTATAGGAAAGACACAAAACCCGGATCcgaaaaatcattttaaaaaattgaatgttAAGAAGTGTACTTAAAGATTCAGCAACAAAACTTGGTTAACTGAATTTGGAGGGGGGCACTTATGAGTAAACCAAGGAATCAACTTGTCCATTTAACCCATTCAAGAAGAGAAGGCACAGAGGTCTTATTTAAGCTTAAACCCAGAGACAAGcagagagaaatagaaaaagaaattaaaaggaTTTCATAGGCAGATCTAAACTCATTAGATTCTCTAGAGAAATACATAGAataaaagtgagagagagagattgtgaaACGTACCAATGGTAAAGAGTAGAGACTGGTTATTGTTTGTGATATATGCCTTTGAGGCTACTAGCTATAGCTTTTTTTGCCAATGGGttaggagagaaagagagagagaagttgcGTGGGAATTGGGTGAAAGGTGAGGCGAGAGAGAATGAATGAGAACTATGGAGGCGTGGTAGGCGGTAAGAGCACTAGCTATTTATAAAAACTACTACTACACTACTCACCACAGCTACTCTATAttagtatttcttttttattttatttttactactatatatttatatttattataatttatagaAAGAGAAAGGCCACGGCCCACGACACAAACCCACTGCTTtagctttcttttatttttatttatatatttgatgaATTTATAGTTTCTAGAAatcttcatttctttatttatagtttatagTTTCTAGTGTCTTTATGTATGAAGATAAACATTGCACTTCATCGTTCTCTGCCTCTGCTTCTTCCGCGTCCACATGGCCACACATCACAGcccttctccctctctctcgcTCACCTCTTGACGTGGCACAATTGCTTCTCccttatcctttttatttttatttatttattagtattatattAAACTTTATTTTACCACcctgttctcaaaaaaaaaaaaaaaaactttattttaccACCTTATATTTTTGtcaccctttttatttttatttatttattagtattatatCAAACTTTATTTTACCAccttgttctaaaaaaaaaaaaaaactttattttaccACCTTATATTTTTGTCACAAGGTCACAGACTTTAACACAGTAAATCACTTTTATAAGCCCTTACCtttaattaagtaattttttgatattttcgAAAATAGAGGAGTTGTTTCTCTTATATTTATGATGGAGTCCAatcattaaatttatagtgaaatttATCACAAATGTGAAAAGAGTAACCATCATTTATTTATAtccaaaattactttttttttttattaacctcatttttatatttatattatatattattatgctCCTGTGATgcaaaacttatttaaaaattttatgtagagtaaacataataaaatttaacttaTGATGAATTATCTTAAtaaatttaacataataaaTTTAACTTACGTAGAGTAAACATAAGAGCACTAGCTATTTATAAGAACTAAtacaattatttgaaaatttttctagtACTAGATTTAGTGGTTTCAAATCACATCATATtctcttccttgattaaattagACATTGACCacctttcttaaaataatatatattataagttttcattaacaaaaaaaattaaaatttaaaaagtgtttaaatgtgtaaaatacttGCCTTATAATTAGAAGTGCAACAGGTTAAGTTAAATAAGCTAGTGAACAATTGGTGGACAGTGTGAGTCTGTTTAGCTTATTTGCTTAAACGTGAGATAGAAAGCTCTCTCTCCAAATCATCTGATAGCcactttttgttcatatctgcaccaagtttcttgctccaaatcGCTTTCACACCCTTCTTTCCAATCTCAAAGCTGTCTTAGATTTGCTACATGAGTCTGAGGAGAATGTTAGACCCATTTGATCCTACGCCTATTGTAGTCATAAACTTGTAAAAGAAGTCATTTGACTATACtagcaaaaaaataacaagTAAACCAATCCTAATGCATTTATATTACGGTTAGTCTAGGTAATTTCTTGTAACAAAATTCTATGATGTAcagttttttttggtttagacaTCAATTCAATGTTTCTCTTTTCACAATATGGACTAATTATTACGAACATTAGCAAATAGAAAATACTTAAgctactaaaataaaatttgattccATTCGCAGTTCTTAGTGAtggaattagttttttttttttggggttgaaaagtttatttgctaaaaattgataaatttttttttttgagactaacgatagaaaatataaagaagtgagattcaaaaaataaaaattttaaataaacaaataaactaaataaaataaatttttttaagaaaataaatataaaaagcaaTTTTGGGCATCAAATATGAATTTGCAGTCCATTCCGTGTTTATGGAAAAGCAGTTTATACGTCGATTTAGCTTGGGAAGGCGTTGGGGCTAAACTAATTTAGACATTCCTATtcctatattgctattttttttttttgaagagaaataTTACTATTCCTACTCCTATATTGCTATTGTCATCTCATGACTCATGTAGTTAATAGCCTCCGAGAAATAATTGTGGACCAAAACACAATCCACGCAGCTCAATTAATTTCtgggtttcaaaaaaaaaataataataatttctggGTTTCTAAGAATTAGACGATTTGTACGAGCACGCGtcttatcaaaattaaaaatatatttaaatttcctTTTTCGTCAAGCACTCGAAGGTTCTTAATGGAATTGACTCTTGACAGTATCGTTTAACAGCTGTAAACCAGAATCGTGactatttttttctcctttcatGCACACCATTTATTTTAGTGCAATAAATGAGAGATCTATACTGTTGcatctgaaaaataaataaataaaaatctatactattttcaatatttagcatttttcctttcattattattttttaagatttaaaaaaaaaaatcccatgtgCGGTGATTGGCCCCGGCGTGTTAGGAACTAGGTTCCTAACAAGAATGGATAGGAATTGTAGTGGAGTGTATGTGAATAGTGaaaaaaattgacttaattcAAAGTAATCAGAAATAAATAGATTAAGAAATTAGTATATTCTTCAATAATGGAAATGTGATTACAAGTAGGTATTTATAGAACCATAAAACTATTCTATTGGCCTACGTGGCCTAATCTTAATGGTCCTATTATTCTATATGTATTAATAATTACAACGTGTtaaatgtgattaacatgcttGGAAATATAACtaactagtcactaacccgtgcgatgcatgggataatttttataatttggctCAAAGCATATTATGGCTAGCTCAaagcatattataattttttttaacccataaTAGTACAGAATGTTAAAGCAAGAGCAAAATGGGGGAAAATATAAGGAGAATACAAATTGACTAAAAAAGGGATGAGAATCTTAACAAATTTAAGTTAAGAATAAGCAGTTGCCAATGTAAATCCTTCAATTTAAGAACTTTCATGGCCTTATAATTAATGCCGAAAAACCAAGTCTTGTCTGGTTGAAAATAGCTacggaataaaaaaaaaaaaattttaaaaaggggggctctctccttttcttctaACCTCAAGTGTCAAGCAAGGATCATAGGATGGATTATGGGCAATAATAAAAGTCCACAACACAAATTTGGGTAAAAGAAACCACCTGCAACATTTAACATTCTGTGAGGCAAAAGATATGACAATCCAACTACaaatttgagttaaaaaattaattgcaagtAATATAGAAAAGCATGATTCCAATCCAAAATTTGGATTCTAAAACAGTAATAGGTTTAGGAACAAAATATGATCCAACTCAGATTTTCaacaaagatgaaaaaattgatgtgtAACCCCAAAGTCTTAGGGCATAAAGTTCAACTTAAGCAATCTATATATTAAACTCTAGGAgtttaaactttctttttcagttttagatGTCTTTGtgattctcattaaaaaaaaaagctttaaatgTAAATAATCACCCTTTCATCAACATGTTTAATATAAACACAGGCTAGGGAAAAAAaccataaccaaaaaaagaaaaaagaaaaaaaagaagagaatccTATAGAGTTGAGAACAATTACATCTCAGCGAAGAAGCAATTAACAATAAAAGTACtaaatttctaaactttgttTTATCAACACagtacaactttttcattaaaaaaattaaattaaaaaaaaaaaacatagtacaACTTAAAATGATGAACCATAGAACAATGGAGAACTTTGttccgttt
This genomic window contains:
- the LOC126695527 gene encoding E3 ubiquitin-protein ligase RMA1H1-like, whose protein sequence is MAIEQYFEETMTQTESFGEDKWKSVSDTIPDSENNASSGFDCSICLELVQDPVVTLCGHLYCWPCIYKWLHSQDASTANEEQQQQCPVCKAEISQSSLVPLYGKGQTTKLSKTKAPNLGIVIPRRPLGPACWVGTPRSTSPTRSPHQTEQLYHGNYSYQSQLYQPNSGGYAASSMTPGGTVTNLLDPMIGVFGEMVYARVFGNTMTNLYTYPNSYNLAGSNSPRVRRHVMQADRSLNRICFFLFCCVILCLLLF